The sequence TAACTTGTATGGTCAGCTCGGCGATGGGACAACGGATGAGAGTTCTGTTCCGGTGGACGTCACAGGACTCTCTTCCGACGTGGAATCCATCTCTGTCGGCCAGAGCTACACCTGCGCCCTGCTCACTTCAGGCGGCGTTCAGTGCTGGGGGAACAACTGGACCGGTCAGCTCGGCAATGGAACAACAGATAACAGTCCTGTTCCGGTGAATGTCACAGGGCTCTCTTCCGACGTGGAATCCATCTCTACCTACGGAAGTCACACCTGTGTCCTGCTCACTTCAGGCGGCATGCAATGCTGGGGTTGGAATGAATACGGCCAACTCGGCAATGGAGATACGGATAACAGCTCTGTTCCGGTGAACGTCACAGGACTCTCTTCCGACGTGGAATCCATCTCTGCCGGCTACGCCCATACCTGCGCCGCACTCACATCCGGCGACGTCCAGTGCTGGGGGAAAAACAGCTCCGGCCAGCTCGGCGATGGAGATACGGATGACAGTTCTGTTCCGGTGGACGTCACAGGACTCTCTTTTGAAGTGGAATCCATCTCTGCCGGCTGGAACCACACCTGCGCCCTGCTCACTTCAGGCGGCATCCAGTGCTGGGGGCATAACGGTTATGGCCGACTCGGCAATGGAACTACCGATAACAGCACCACTCCGGTAGACGTCGTGTGCGGCGAATAACGGCGACGCGGCATATCCATTGATCCAAAACCCTGTTGAATTGCCCCCCCACTCATGGCAGCATCGGGCCATGAGCATCAATTGCGGGATCGTGGGGCTGCCGAACGTCGGCAAATCCACCCTCTTCAACGCCATGACCGCGGCGCACGTCCCGGCCGAGAACTACCCGTTCTGCACAAAGGACCACAACACCGGCATGGTCGCCATGCCGGACGAACGCCTCGATCGAATCGCCGCCATCTTCAAGCCTGAGAGGGTCGTGCCCACGCAGATCGAGTTCGTGGACATCGCAGGACTCGTAGAGGGCGCGCACAAAGGCGAGGGCCTTGGCAACCGCTTCCTCTCGCACGTACGCGAGATGGACGCCATCGCGCACGTGGTCCGCTGCTTCGACGCGCCGGACGTGCCACACGCATACGCGAACATCGATCCGATCCACGACATCGAGGTCATCAACACCGAGCTGGCACTCGCCGACCTCGAAATTATCACCAAGCGCCACGAGAAGTTGGGTCACGCCGCAAAGGGCGGCGACAAGGCCGCAAAGGCGGAGCTGCCGGTGCTGGAGAAACTGAAGATCGCGATCGAGGCCGGAAAACCCGCGCGCAAGGCCGGCCTCTCGGAAGATGAGACCAAGGTGCTGGACGCGACCGGGCTCATCACGATCAAACCGGTGCTATACGTGCTCAACGTCAACGAGAGCGACGTGAAGAGCCCGTCCGAGCGGGTGAAGACGGCACTCGCATACGCTGCAAAGGAAGGCGCGCCTGCCATGGAGATCTGCGGATCGATCGAGGACGAGCTCGCCGACCTCTCCGACGAGGAGAAACGCGCGTTCCTGGACGACCTGGGGCTCTCCGAGCCCGGGCTGCCGAGGCTCATACACGCGGCTTACAAACTGCTCGACCTCATCACCTTCTTCACCAAGGACGGGCCCGAGGTGCGCGCCTGGACCGTGAAACGCGGGGCAAAGGCGCCTGAGGCTGCGGGCAAGATCCACACCGACTTTGAGCGCGGCTTCATAAGGGCGGAGGTCTATCCCTGTGAAGAGCTCTTCAAGTCAGGCTCGGAGCACAAGGTGAAAGAGGACGGCCATCTTCGCATCGAGGGACACGACTACGTGATCAAGGACGGCGACATCGTCCATTTCAGGTTCAACGTGTGACGGAGAGAAAAATGAAGACCATATTCAAGATCGCAATCTTCGGCGCAGCATGGGGGCTCATAGAGGCAGTGATCGGCGGCGCGCTCCACGCAATCCGCGTCCCCTACACCGGCCTCATCATGGCGTCCATCGGGTTCTCCATACTATAT comes from bacterium and encodes:
- a CDS encoding chromosome condensation regulator RCC1 — translated: MSDFNMDLKNPLTWLLAPLLAPIALVGGCDEGGKAASTDVDSDSDIDSDSDTDVDSDTDVDTDTDTDTDVDTDTDTDTDTDADTDTDSTCIDFLTDMAAISAGGQHTCATMKGGSVKCWGANLHGQLGDGTTDDSSVPVSVTGFSSDAQSISAGWYHTCAVLTSDSFKCWGGNNRGQLGNGTTDDSYTPVDVTGLSSDVLSVSTNEFNTCAVLTSGGVKCWGANLYGQLGDGTTDESSVPVDVTGLSSDVESISVGQSYTCALLTSGGVQCWGNNWTGQLGNGTTDNSPVPVNVTGLSSDVESISTYGSHTCVLLTSGGMQCWGWNEYGQLGNGDTDNSSVPVNVTGLSSDVESISAGYAHTCAALTSGDVQCWGKNSSGQLGDGDTDDSSVPVDVTGLSFEVESISAGWNHTCALLTSGGIQCWGHNGYGRLGNGTTDNSTTPVDVVCGE
- the ychF gene encoding redox-regulated ATPase YchF: MSINCGIVGLPNVGKSTLFNAMTAAHVPAENYPFCTKDHNTGMVAMPDERLDRIAAIFKPERVVPTQIEFVDIAGLVEGAHKGEGLGNRFLSHVREMDAIAHVVRCFDAPDVPHAYANIDPIHDIEVINTELALADLEIITKRHEKLGHAAKGGDKAAKAELPVLEKLKIAIEAGKPARKAGLSEDETKVLDATGLITIKPVLYVLNVNESDVKSPSERVKTALAYAAKEGAPAMEICGSIEDELADLSDEEKRAFLDDLGLSEPGLPRLIHAAYKLLDLITFFTKDGPEVRAWTVKRGAKAPEAAGKIHTDFERGFIRAEVYPCEELFKSGSEHKVKEDGHLRIEGHDYVIKDGDIVHFRFNV